The proteins below come from a single Necator americanus strain Aroian chromosome V, whole genome shotgun sequence genomic window:
- a CDS encoding hypothetical protein (NECATOR_CHRV.G19539.T1): protein MNKAWWNEFLCILCLGVATMCLMTGYDTQSFIVESILHSVHMREPSSMDKHAGYYGQSMLYAAYTLATLFAPWACYQIGSKWTLFAGSALFTVYQAGFFMLNSYYYYVSQALMGIGFAMYYCGQGLYMSEHSTRASIARNSTLVSAIGNCSMLVGGVVMFIIFYIREQNKGANEMPSAIDTPIYRNFLNNEIYIIYGVLLTFSLVSNAIFAGISTKKIDGCEKLENIDKSTFRTQLANIIDTAREPRMILLSSFFAFYGFSVSYWLGSYPTTFAFSKALSKNVYLPAYYSFMVGLGSVTVGFYIAIFDKWFPNFGLIPTMVTEILLSVLMYFLTIASTANLSTIQTTDDMSMWITPSVTVCCILGLLNGAIDCCSCTMRALICTIAVPRKRLQAYSLAKLYQSAASCAAYFLSPHLTVRSWMMVLAGIQVFSSVGFIIVSKQILKEELIQKEGRRTCSQNKIRPAV from the exons ATGAACAAAGCATGGTGGAACGAGTTCTTATGCATTCTGTGCTTGGGAGTTGCAACAATGTGTCTTATGACCGGATATGATACTCAGTCCTTCATTGTCGAGTCAATTCTTCATTCCGTTCATATGCGGGAACCATCGAGCATGGATAAACATGCAGGTTATTATGG GCAATCAATGCTATACGCGGCGTATACGCTTGCGACCTTATTCGCTCCTTGGGCTTGCTACCAAATTGGCTCAAAATGGACACTGTTCGCTGGAAGTGCGCTCTTCACTGTATATCAAGCCGGTTTCTTCATGTTGAATTCGTATTACTACTATGTGTCACAAGCTCTTATGGGCATTGGCTTCGCAA TGTATTACTGTGGACAAGGTCTCTACATGTCTGAGCACTCTACACGAGCATCGATCGCTCGTAACTCAACGCTAGTCAGCGCAATTGGGAACTGCAG TATGCTTGTTGGAGGAGTGGTCatgttcattattttctacataaGAGAACAAAATAAGGGTGCAAACGAGATGCCTAGTGCTATTGATACACCAATCTATCG GAATTTCCTGAACAACGAGATATACATAATTTATGGAGTTCTTCTGACGTTTTCCCTTGTATCAAATGCTATTTTTGCTGGTATTTCGACGAAAAAAATCGACGGATGcgagaaattggaaaacataGACAAGTCAACGTTCCGGACTCAACTTG CGAATATCATAGATACGGCTCGCGAACCGAGAATGATTTTACTTTCGAGTTTCTTTGCATTCTACGGGTTTTCTGTATCCTACTGGTTAGGATCCTATCCTACAACGTTTGCGTTCTCGAAAGCGCTCTCAAAAAACGTCTACTTACCAGCTTACTACAGCTTTATGGTGGGTCTCGGAAGTGTTACCG TCGGCTTCTACATTGCCATTTTCGACAAGTGGTTCCCCAATTTTGGTCTAATTCCAACCATGGTAACCGAAATCCTTCTCAGCGTCCTAATGTACTTTCTAACAATTGCATCAACTGCTAATTTGTCCACTATACAGACAACTGATGATATGTCTATGTGGATTACACCATC GGTTACCGTATGCTGCATACTCGGGCTGTTGAACGGTGCGATTGACTGCTGTTCTTGTACTATGCGTGCTTTAATATGCACCATTGCTGTGCCGAGGAAACGACTCCAAGCTTACTCCTTAGCAAAGCTATATCAG TCTGCCGCATCCTGTGCTGCGTACTTTTTATCACCCCATCTTACTGTACGATCATGGATGATGGTTTTAGCAG GAATCCAAGTCTTCTCATCAGTCGGTTTTATCATcgtttcaaaacaaattttgaaagaagagcTGATTCAAAAAGAAGGACGAAGAACCTGTTCCCAGAACAAAATTAGACCAGCGGTTTAA
- a CDS encoding hypothetical protein (NECATOR_CHRV.G19539.T2), whose product MTGYDTQSFIVESILHSVHMREPSSMDKHAGYYGQSMLYAAYTLATLFAPWACYQIGSKWTLFAGSALFTVYQAGFFMLNSYYYYVSQALMGIGFAMYYCGQGLYMSEHSTRASIARNSTLVSAIGNCSMLVGGVVMFIIFYIREQNKGANEMPSAIDTPIYRNFLNNEIYIIYGVLLTFSLVSNAIFAGISTKKIDGCEKLENIDKSTFRTQLANIIDTAREPRMILLSSFFAFYGFSVSYWLGSYPTTFAFSKALSKNVYLPAYYSFMVGLGSVTVGFYIAIFDKWFPNFGLIPTMVTEILLSVLMYFLTIASTANLSTIQTTDDMSMWITPSVTVCCILGLLNGAIDCCSCTMRALICTIAVPRKRLQAYSLAKLYQSAASCAAYFLSPHLTVRSWMMVLAGIQVFSSVGFIIVSKQILKEELIQKEGRRTCSQNKIRPAV is encoded by the exons ATGACCGGATATGATACTCAGTCCTTCATTGTCGAGTCAATTCTTCATTCCGTTCATATGCGGGAACCATCGAGCATGGATAAACATGCAGGTTATTATGG GCAATCAATGCTATACGCGGCGTATACGCTTGCGACCTTATTCGCTCCTTGGGCTTGCTACCAAATTGGCTCAAAATGGACACTGTTCGCTGGAAGTGCGCTCTTCACTGTATATCAAGCCGGTTTCTTCATGTTGAATTCGTATTACTACTATGTGTCACAAGCTCTTATGGGCATTGGCTTCGCAA TGTATTACTGTGGACAAGGTCTCTACATGTCTGAGCACTCTACACGAGCATCGATCGCTCGTAACTCAACGCTAGTCAGCGCAATTGGGAACTGCAG TATGCTTGTTGGAGGAGTGGTCatgttcattattttctacataaGAGAACAAAATAAGGGTGCAAACGAGATGCCTAGTGCTATTGATACACCAATCTATCG GAATTTCCTGAACAACGAGATATACATAATTTATGGAGTTCTTCTGACGTTTTCCCTTGTATCAAATGCTATTTTTGCTGGTATTTCGACGAAAAAAATCGACGGATGcgagaaattggaaaacataGACAAGTCAACGTTCCGGACTCAACTTG CGAATATCATAGATACGGCTCGCGAACCGAGAATGATTTTACTTTCGAGTTTCTTTGCATTCTACGGGTTTTCTGTATCCTACTGGTTAGGATCCTATCCTACAACGTTTGCGTTCTCGAAAGCGCTCTCAAAAAACGTCTACTTACCAGCTTACTACAGCTTTATGGTGGGTCTCGGAAGTGTTACCG TCGGCTTCTACATTGCCATTTTCGACAAGTGGTTCCCCAATTTTGGTCTAATTCCAACCATGGTAACCGAAATCCTTCTCAGCGTCCTAATGTACTTTCTAACAATTGCATCAACTGCTAATTTGTCCACTATACAGACAACTGATGATATGTCTATGTGGATTACACCATC GGTTACCGTATGCTGCATACTCGGGCTGTTGAACGGTGCGATTGACTGCTGTTCTTGTACTATGCGTGCTTTAATATGCACCATTGCTGTGCCGAGGAAACGACTCCAAGCTTACTCCTTAGCAAAGCTATATCAG TCTGCCGCATCCTGTGCTGCGTACTTTTTATCACCCCATCTTACTGTACGATCATGGATGATGGTTTTAGCAG GAATCCAAGTCTTCTCATCAGTCGGTTTTATCATcgtttcaaaacaaattttgaaagaagagcTGATTCAAAAAGAAGGACGAAGAACCTGTTCCCAGAACAAAATTAGACCAGCGGTTTAA
- a CDS encoding hypothetical protein (NECATOR_CHRV.G19539.T3) gives MTGYDTQSFIVESILHSVHMREPSSMDKHAGYYGQSMLYAAYTLATLFAPWACYQIGSKWTLFAGSALFTVYQAGFFMLNSYYYYVSQALMGIGFAMYYCGQGLYMSEHSTRASIARNSTLVSAIGNCSMLVGGVVMFIIFYIREQNKGANEMPSAIDTPIYRVTVCCILGLLNGAIDCCSCTMRALICTIAVPRKRLQAYSLAKLYQSAASCAAYFLSPHLTVRSWMMVLAGIQVFSSVGFIIVSKQILKEELIQKEGRRTCSQNKIRPAV, from the exons ATGACCGGATATGATACTCAGTCCTTCATTGTCGAGTCAATTCTTCATTCCGTTCATATGCGGGAACCATCGAGCATGGATAAACATGCAGGTTATTATGG GCAATCAATGCTATACGCGGCGTATACGCTTGCGACCTTATTCGCTCCTTGGGCTTGCTACCAAATTGGCTCAAAATGGACACTGTTCGCTGGAAGTGCGCTCTTCACTGTATATCAAGCCGGTTTCTTCATGTTGAATTCGTATTACTACTATGTGTCACAAGCTCTTATGGGCATTGGCTTCGCAA TGTATTACTGTGGACAAGGTCTCTACATGTCTGAGCACTCTACACGAGCATCGATCGCTCGTAACTCAACGCTAGTCAGCGCAATTGGGAACTGCAG TATGCTTGTTGGAGGAGTGGTCatgttcattattttctacataaGAGAACAAAATAAGGGTGCAAACGAGATGCCTAGTGCTATTGATACACCAATCTATCG GGTTACCGTATGCTGCATACTCGGGCTGTTGAACGGTGCGATTGACTGCTGTTCTTGTACTATGCGTGCTTTAATATGCACCATTGCTGTGCCGAGGAAACGACTCCAAGCTTACTCCTTAGCAAAGCTATATCAG TCTGCCGCATCCTGTGCTGCGTACTTTTTATCACCCCATCTTACTGTACGATCATGGATGATGGTTTTAGCAG GAATCCAAGTCTTCTCATCAGTCGGTTTTATCATcgtttcaaaacaaattttgaaagaagagcTGATTCAAAAAGAAGGACGAAGAACCTGTTCCCAGAACAAAATTAGACCAGCGGTTTAA
- a CDS encoding hypothetical protein (NECATOR_CHRV.G19540.T2), with translation MITFASSPIRRPTMERFITRVEKRRMAEKELKGMLNQGDVSFPRPKKVGSGERRRNGPHEVFVDVSQDETLSALPLTTVADEANFNKGTKMGHLLVTGNNDNDGQVIVCGKPFWIEERDLVDNCDSDTAEDLPLNAEVVLEVDEGNLDLATVPTIPVILDPFADLNDLQKRDKLFFNKPLLFGNSVRSMINLSDITSVKAPRRHERKNTKRIVFTKPISKYNYTREKWWRFVGTPFIPTNQGDFLSAENISKTKSSMDSVKTETTTQSSDRSLRKARRKSKTKPSRYQQRQQRKRARSSGEVTT, from the exons ATGATAACCTTCGCAAGTAGCCCAATAAGACGACCGACAATGGAACGATTCATAACTAGAGTTGAAAAGAGGCGAATGgcagaaaaagaactgaaaggaATG CTCAATCAAGGGGATGTGTCTTTCCCTCGTCCTAAGAAAGTGGGATctggagaaagaagaaggaacggACCACATGAG GTGTTTGTCGACGTGTCACAAGATGAAACTCTTTCTGCGCTACCACTAACT ACTGTTGCTGACGAGGCAAATTTCAATAAGGGAACGAAAATGGGTCACCTTCTCGTCACTGGAAACAACGATAATGATGGCCAAGTGATCGTTTGCGGTAAACCGTTCTGGATTGAGGAGCGGGATTTGGTTGACAAC TGTGACAGTGACACCGCAGAAGACCTTCCATTAAACGCTGAGGTCGTGCTGGAAGTGGATGAAGGAAATCTCGATCTAGCCACCGTACCAACAATACC AGTAATACTGGATCCTTTTGCCGATCTAAATGATCTGCAAAAAAGAGACAAACTGTTCTTCAACAAACCCTTATTGTTTGGGAACTCTGTGCGAAGTATGATTAATCTTAGTG ACATAACTTCAGTGAAGGCTCCAAGACGTCACGAGAGAAAGAACACTAAACGaattgttttcacaaaaccaATATCAAAATATAATTATACG agagagaaatggTGGCGATTCGTAGGAACACCCTTCATCCCTACAAATCAAGGAGATTTTTTATCAgcagaaaatatttcgaaaacaaaaagtagtATGGATTCAGTAAAAACTGAGACCACAACGCAAAGCTCTGATAGAAGTTTGCGAAAAGCTCGTAGAAAATCCAAGACAAAACCTTCACGATACCAACAGCGGCAGCAGAGGAAGAGAGCGCGAAGCAGTGGAGAAGTGACCACTTGA
- a CDS encoding hypothetical protein (NECATOR_CHRV.G19540.T1): MITFASSPIRRPTMERFITRVEKRRMAEKELKGMLNQGDVSFPRPKKVGSGERRRNGPHEVFVDVSQDETLSALPLTTVADEANFNKGTKMGHLLVTGNNDNDGQVIVCGKPFWIEERDLVDNCDSDTAEDLPLNAEVVLEVDEGNLDLATVPTIPYSPLQKILI; this comes from the exons ATGATAACCTTCGCAAGTAGCCCAATAAGACGACCGACAATGGAACGATTCATAACTAGAGTTGAAAAGAGGCGAATGgcagaaaaagaactgaaaggaATG CTCAATCAAGGGGATGTGTCTTTCCCTCGTCCTAAGAAAGTGGGATctggagaaagaagaaggaacggACCACATGAG GTGTTTGTCGACGTGTCACAAGATGAAACTCTTTCTGCGCTACCACTAACT ACTGTTGCTGACGAGGCAAATTTCAATAAGGGAACGAAAATGGGTCACCTTCTCGTCACTGGAAACAACGATAATGATGGCCAAGTGATCGTTTGCGGTAAACCGTTCTGGATTGAGGAGCGGGATTTGGTTGACAAC TGTGACAGTGACACCGCAGAAGACCTTCCATTAAACGCTGAGGTCGTGCTGGAAGTGGATGAAGGAAATCTCGATCTAGCCACCGTACCAACAATACCGTACTctcctcttcaaaaaattttgatttga
- a CDS encoding hypothetical protein (NECATOR_CHRV.G19541.T1) yields MCSFLTYDFILTCRTAVPSMKLIKRFFSRVLALLARGKEADKGVTLETKKKPKKIGVYNVESEVERTQTSSRAMKIFSIRKETQIAAKKEGRSSRNLRKRRSNRRSTRDAGKLKLERTQVSVRALSETSTSTQNKKTSSRRSDTSTSATPRKTSSRRSGYDENEEKSGRINRFLDLSGKVTRKMITFASSPIRRPTMERFITRVEKRRMAEKELKGMLNQGDVSFPRPKKVGSGERRRNGPHEVFVDVSQDETLSALPLTTVADEANFNKGTKMGHLLVTGNNDNDGQVIVCGKPFWIEERDLVDNCDSDTAEDLPLNAEVVLEVDEGNLDLATVPTIPVILDPFADLNDLQKRDKLFFNKPLLFGNSVRSMINLSDITSVKAPRRHERKNTKRIVFTKPISKYNYTREKWWRFVGTPFIPTNQGDFLSAENISKTKSSMDSVKTETTTQSSDRSLRKARRKSKTKPSRYQQRQQRKRARSSGEVTT; encoded by the exons ATGTGCTCATTTCTTACTTATGACTTCATCTTAACCTGTCGTACTGCTGTTCCTTCCATGAAATTGATAAAACGTT TTTTTTCAAGAGTTCTTGCCCTGCTTGCAAGAGGAAAAGAGGCCGACAAAGGGGTTACCCtcgagacgaaaaaaaagccaaaaaagaTAGGTGTATAT AATGTTGAGAGTGAAGTAGAAAGAACGCAGACATCTAGCAGAGCTATGAAGATATTTTCTATACGAAAA GAAACACAAATCGCTGCAAAAAAGGAAGGTCGAAGTTCACGGAACCTACGCAAAAGGAGATCAAAT AGAAGGTCAACTCGTGATGCCGGAAAGTTGAAGTTGGAAAGAACCCAAGTTTCAGTCCGTGCTCTTTC TGAGACCTCGACGtcaacacaaaacaaaaaaacatcatcAAGAAGGAG CGATACTTCGACTTCAGCTACACCCAGAAAGACATCTTCGCGAAGGAG TGGGtatgatgaaaatgaagaaaagtcaGGACGTATAA ATCGCTTTCTTGACCTCAGCGGCAAAGTCACACGCAAGATGATAACCTTCGCAAGTAGCCCAATAAGACGACCGACAATGGAACGATTCATAACTAGAGTTGAAAAGAGGCGAATGgcagaaaaagaactgaaaggaATG CTCAATCAAGGGGATGTGTCTTTCCCTCGTCCTAAGAAAGTGGGATctggagaaagaagaaggaacggACCACATGAG GTGTTTGTCGACGTGTCACAAGATGAAACTCTTTCTGCGCTACCACTAACT ACTGTTGCTGACGAGGCAAATTTCAATAAGGGAACGAAAATGGGTCACCTTCTCGTCACTGGAAACAACGATAATGATGGCCAAGTGATCGTTTGCGGTAAACCGTTCTGGATTGAGGAGCGGGATTTGGTTGACAAC TGTGACAGTGACACCGCAGAAGACCTTCCATTAAACGCTGAGGTCGTGCTGGAAGTGGATGAAGGAAATCTCGATCTAGCCACCGTACCAACAATACC AGTAATACTGGATCCTTTTGCCGATCTAAATGATCTGCAAAAAAGAGACAAACTGTTCTTCAACAAACCCTTATTGTTTGGGAACTCTGTGCGAAGTATGATTAATCTTAGTG ACATAACTTCAGTGAAGGCTCCAAGACGTCACGAGAGAAAGAACACTAAACGaattgttttcacaaaaccaATATCAAAATATAATTATACG agagagaaatggTGGCGATTCGTAGGAACACCCTTCATCCCTACAAATCAAGGAGATTTTTTATCAgcagaaaatatttcgaaaacaaaaagtagtATGGATTCAGTAAAAACTGAGACCACAACGCAAAGCTCTGATAGAAGTTTGCGAAAAGCTCGTAGAAAATCCAAGACAAAACCTTCACGATACCAACAGCGGCAGCAGAGGAAGAGAGCGCGAAGCAGTGGAGAAGTGACCACTTGA
- a CDS encoding hypothetical protein (NECATOR_CHRV.G19541.T3) produces MKIFSIRKETQIAAKKEGRSSRNLRKRRSNRRSTRDAGKLKLERTQVSVRALSETSTSTQNKKTSSRRSDTSTSATPRKTSSRRSGYDENEEKSGRINRFLDLSGKVTRKMITFASSPIRRPTMERFITRVEKRRMAEKELKGMLNQGDVSFPRPKKVGSGERRRNGPHEVFVDVSQDETLSALPLTTVADEANFNKGTKMGHLLVTGNNDNDGQVIVCGKPFWIEERDLVDNCDSDTAEDLPLNAEVVLEVDEGNLDLATVPTIPVILDPFADLNDLQKRDKLFFNKPLLFGNSVRSMINLSDITSVKAPRRHERKNTKRIVFTKPISKYNYTREKWWRFVGTPFIPTNQGDFLSAENISKTKSSMDSVKTETTTQSSDRSLRKARRKSKTKPSRYQQRQQRKRARSSGEVTT; encoded by the exons ATGAAGATATTTTCTATACGAAAA GAAACACAAATCGCTGCAAAAAAGGAAGGTCGAAGTTCACGGAACCTACGCAAAAGGAGATCAAAT AGAAGGTCAACTCGTGATGCCGGAAAGTTGAAGTTGGAAAGAACCCAAGTTTCAGTCCGTGCTCTTTC TGAGACCTCGACGtcaacacaaaacaaaaaaacatcatcAAGAAGGAG CGATACTTCGACTTCAGCTACACCCAGAAAGACATCTTCGCGAAGGAG TGGGtatgatgaaaatgaagaaaagtcaGGACGTATAA ATCGCTTTCTTGACCTCAGCGGCAAAGTCACACGCAAGATGATAACCTTCGCAAGTAGCCCAATAAGACGACCGACAATGGAACGATTCATAACTAGAGTTGAAAAGAGGCGAATGgcagaaaaagaactgaaaggaATG CTCAATCAAGGGGATGTGTCTTTCCCTCGTCCTAAGAAAGTGGGATctggagaaagaagaaggaacggACCACATGAG GTGTTTGTCGACGTGTCACAAGATGAAACTCTTTCTGCGCTACCACTAACT ACTGTTGCTGACGAGGCAAATTTCAATAAGGGAACGAAAATGGGTCACCTTCTCGTCACTGGAAACAACGATAATGATGGCCAAGTGATCGTTTGCGGTAAACCGTTCTGGATTGAGGAGCGGGATTTGGTTGACAAC TGTGACAGTGACACCGCAGAAGACCTTCCATTAAACGCTGAGGTCGTGCTGGAAGTGGATGAAGGAAATCTCGATCTAGCCACCGTACCAACAATACC AGTAATACTGGATCCTTTTGCCGATCTAAATGATCTGCAAAAAAGAGACAAACTGTTCTTCAACAAACCCTTATTGTTTGGGAACTCTGTGCGAAGTATGATTAATCTTAGTG ACATAACTTCAGTGAAGGCTCCAAGACGTCACGAGAGAAAGAACACTAAACGaattgttttcacaaaaccaATATCAAAATATAATTATACG agagagaaatggTGGCGATTCGTAGGAACACCCTTCATCCCTACAAATCAAGGAGATTTTTTATCAgcagaaaatatttcgaaaacaaaaagtagtATGGATTCAGTAAAAACTGAGACCACAACGCAAAGCTCTGATAGAAGTTTGCGAAAAGCTCGTAGAAAATCCAAGACAAAACCTTCACGATACCAACAGCGGCAGCAGAGGAAGAGAGCGCGAAGCAGTGGAGAAGTGACCACTTGA
- a CDS encoding hypothetical protein (NECATOR_CHRV.G19541.T2) — protein MKIFSIRKVGETQIAAKKEGRSSRNLRKRRSNRRSTRDAGKLKLERTQVSVRALSETSTSTQNKKTSSRRSDTSTSATPRKTSSRRSGYDENEEKSGRINRFLDLSGKVTRKMITFASSPIRRPTMERFITRVEKRRMAEKELKGMLNQGDVSFPRPKKVGSGERRRNGPHEVFVDVSQDETLSALPLTTVADEANFNKGTKMGHLLVTGNNDNDGQVIVCGKPFWIEERDLVDNCDSDTAEDLPLNAEVVLEVDEGNLDLATVPTIPVILDPFADLNDLQKRDKLFFNKPLLFGNSVRSMINLSDITSVKAPRRHERKNTKRIVFTKPISKYNYTREKWWRFVGTPFIPTNQGDFLSAENISKTKSSMDSVKTETTTQSSDRSLRKARRKSKTKPSRYQQRQQRKRARSSGEVTT, from the exons ATGAAGATATTTTCTATACGAAAAGTAGGA GAAACACAAATCGCTGCAAAAAAGGAAGGTCGAAGTTCACGGAACCTACGCAAAAGGAGATCAAAT AGAAGGTCAACTCGTGATGCCGGAAAGTTGAAGTTGGAAAGAACCCAAGTTTCAGTCCGTGCTCTTTC TGAGACCTCGACGtcaacacaaaacaaaaaaacatcatcAAGAAGGAG CGATACTTCGACTTCAGCTACACCCAGAAAGACATCTTCGCGAAGGAG TGGGtatgatgaaaatgaagaaaagtcaGGACGTATAA ATCGCTTTCTTGACCTCAGCGGCAAAGTCACACGCAAGATGATAACCTTCGCAAGTAGCCCAATAAGACGACCGACAATGGAACGATTCATAACTAGAGTTGAAAAGAGGCGAATGgcagaaaaagaactgaaaggaATG CTCAATCAAGGGGATGTGTCTTTCCCTCGTCCTAAGAAAGTGGGATctggagaaagaagaaggaacggACCACATGAG GTGTTTGTCGACGTGTCACAAGATGAAACTCTTTCTGCGCTACCACTAACT ACTGTTGCTGACGAGGCAAATTTCAATAAGGGAACGAAAATGGGTCACCTTCTCGTCACTGGAAACAACGATAATGATGGCCAAGTGATCGTTTGCGGTAAACCGTTCTGGATTGAGGAGCGGGATTTGGTTGACAAC TGTGACAGTGACACCGCAGAAGACCTTCCATTAAACGCTGAGGTCGTGCTGGAAGTGGATGAAGGAAATCTCGATCTAGCCACCGTACCAACAATACC AGTAATACTGGATCCTTTTGCCGATCTAAATGATCTGCAAAAAAGAGACAAACTGTTCTTCAACAAACCCTTATTGTTTGGGAACTCTGTGCGAAGTATGATTAATCTTAGTG ACATAACTTCAGTGAAGGCTCCAAGACGTCACGAGAGAAAGAACACTAAACGaattgttttcacaaaaccaATATCAAAATATAATTATACG agagagaaatggTGGCGATTCGTAGGAACACCCTTCATCCCTACAAATCAAGGAGATTTTTTATCAgcagaaaatatttcgaaaacaaaaagtagtATGGATTCAGTAAAAACTGAGACCACAACGCAAAGCTCTGATAGAAGTTTGCGAAAAGCTCGTAGAAAATCCAAGACAAAACCTTCACGATACCAACAGCGGCAGCAGAGGAAGAGAGCGCGAAGCAGTGGAGAAGTGACCACTTGA
- a CDS encoding hypothetical protein (NECATOR_CHRV.G19542.T1), whose product MQNTHDVYDDCVLEDSLSQGDWHIEEDPIVDYEMLLRDYTVSRVIEVCREYRLPLVLTFVDYEKAFDSIETNAILTALVDQAFPPPSHHPNGKEIRQGDTRSLELFTAALQWIMKSLSWEQRGIRVDGRFLSNLRFANDIVLFSSSTNKAETMLNELNEARKRIGLRINRKKTQFMKNAYCEDAGVQLEGSQIVETSSYVYLGLSMNMENYLKEELNRRIRAAWAAFAAVREATDQLTD is encoded by the exons ATGCAGAATACCCACGACGtttacgacgattgcgtactcgaggactccttgtctcaaggtgactggcacatcgaggaggacccaatcgtggactacgagatgctgctcagggattac accgtgtcgagggtcatagaggtttgccgggaataccgcctgccccttgttctaaccttcgtcgactatgagaaagcctttgacagcatagaaacgaatgcaatactgacAGCgttggtcgatcaag cttttccaccgccctctcaccatccCAATGGAAAGGAgatacgacaaggcgatactagaTCGCTggagctgttcacggctgcattacaatggataatgaaatcactttcctgggaacaaaggggcatacgtgttgatggaagatttctctcgaaccttcgtttcgcgaacgacatcgttctcttttcgagcagtaccaataaagcagaaacgatgctcaacgaattgaacgaagcaaggaagagaataggactacgaataaacagaaagaagacacagttcatgaagaacgcctactgcgaggacgcaggagtacaacttgaaggctcccaaattgTGGAAACTTcctcatacgtatacctcggactttctatgaacatggaaaactacttgaaggaagaactgaatagaagaataagagcagcatgggcagcatttgcAGCCGTCAgagaagctacggaccaactgacggactaa
- a CDS encoding hypothetical protein (NECATOR_CHRV.G19543.T1), with amino-acid sequence MLNELNEARKRIGLRINRKKTQFMKNAYCEDAGVQLEGSQIVETSSYVYLGLSMNMENYLKEELNRRIRAAWAAFAAVREATDQLTD; translated from the coding sequence atgctcaacgaattgaacgaagcaaggaagagaataggactacgaataaacagaaagaagacacagttcatgaagaacgcctactgcgaggacgcaggagtacaacttgaaggctcccaaattgTGGAAACTTcctcatacgtatacctcggactttctatgaacatggaaaactacttgaaggaagaactgaatagaagaataagagcagcatgggcagcatttgcAGCCGTCAgagaagctacggaccaactgacggactaa